One Aegilops tauschii subsp. strangulata cultivar AL8/78 chromosome 7, Aet v6.0, whole genome shotgun sequence genomic window carries:
- the LOC109752138 gene encoding protein FATTY ACID EXPORT 1, chloroplastic isoform X2 has protein sequence MAAAQLRGSAVPGTAGRWPAPSGAILRFAPLATSRLPAASLRQRGAFSGLSAGVVRESLTTMCMKSKCTSTPIDHATAPEHTEDEVPEPTAVVTASEEINIDQEVAPPHKSAIIHDFCLGIPFGGLLFSMGLVGFLFWRSPVSLTFGVAPGLAILGLAVLSLKGWRSGKSSLPFILAQAAVAAAVAWKHCQAYATTKKLLPWGFYTALSALMICFYSYVLLAGGNPPPKKKPAAAI, from the exons ATGGCAGCGGCCCAGCTCCGCGGATCGGCGGTGCCGGGGACGGCGGGGAGGTGGCCGGCTCCCTCCGGCGCCATCCTCCGCTTCGCGCCGCTCGCCACGTCCAGGCTCCCGGCAGCGTCGCTTCGTCAGAGGGGAGCCTTCAGTGGCCTTTCCGCTGGTGTCGTCAGGGAG TCATTGACTACAATGTGCATGAAGTCAAAATGTACTAGCACTCCCATTGATCATGCCACTGCTCCTGAGCATACAGAAGATGAAGTTCCCGAGCCAACCGCTGTGGTGACTGCTAGTGAAGAGATAAATATAGACCAGGAAGTTGCTCCGCCACATAAGAGTGCCATAATACATGATTTCTGCCTAGGGATCCCTTTTG GTGGATTATTATTTTCCATGGGCCTTGTTGGATTTCTATTTTGGAGGAGTCCTGTAAGTCTTACTTTTGGCGTTGCACCTGGTCTTGCTATATTGGGACTTGCCGTGCTTAGTCTTAAGGGTTGGAGGAGTGGAAAGTCCAGCTTGCCATTTATACTGGCACAAGCAG ctgttgctgctgctgtagCATGGAAGCACTGCCAGGCGTATGCCACA ACAAAGAAGCTGCTTCCCTGGGGCTTTTATACTGCGCTCAG TGCCTTGATGATCTGCTTCTACTCGTACGTGTTGCTTGCCGGGGGGAATCCACCACCAAAGAAGAAGCCAGCAGCTGCTATATAA
- the LOC109752138 gene encoding protein FATTY ACID EXPORT 1, chloroplastic isoform X1, whose protein sequence is MAAAQLRGSAVPGTAGRWPAPSGAILRFAPLATSRLPAASLRQRGAFSGLSAGVVRELIALQSLTTMCMKSKCTSTPIDHATAPEHTEDEVPEPTAVVTASEEINIDQEVAPPHKSAIIHDFCLGIPFGGLLFSMGLVGFLFWRSPVSLTFGVAPGLAILGLAVLSLKGWRSGKSSLPFILAQAAVAAAVAWKHCQAYATTKKLLPWGFYTALSALMICFYSYVLLAGGNPPPKKKPAAAI, encoded by the exons ATGGCAGCGGCCCAGCTCCGCGGATCGGCGGTGCCGGGGACGGCGGGGAGGTGGCCGGCTCCCTCCGGCGCCATCCTCCGCTTCGCGCCGCTCGCCACGTCCAGGCTCCCGGCAGCGTCGCTTCGTCAGAGGGGAGCCTTCAGTGGCCTTTCCGCTGGTGTCGTCAGGGAG CTTATCGCCTTGCAGTCATTGACTACAATGTGCATGAAGTCAAAATGTACTAGCACTCCCATTGATCATGCCACTGCTCCTGAGCATACAGAAGATGAAGTTCCCGAGCCAACCGCTGTGGTGACTGCTAGTGAAGAGATAAATATAGACCAGGAAGTTGCTCCGCCACATAAGAGTGCCATAATACATGATTTCTGCCTAGGGATCCCTTTTG GTGGATTATTATTTTCCATGGGCCTTGTTGGATTTCTATTTTGGAGGAGTCCTGTAAGTCTTACTTTTGGCGTTGCACCTGGTCTTGCTATATTGGGACTTGCCGTGCTTAGTCTTAAGGGTTGGAGGAGTGGAAAGTCCAGCTTGCCATTTATACTGGCACAAGCAG ctgttgctgctgctgtagCATGGAAGCACTGCCAGGCGTATGCCACA ACAAAGAAGCTGCTTCCCTGGGGCTTTTATACTGCGCTCAG TGCCTTGATGATCTGCTTCTACTCGTACGTGTTGCTTGCCGGGGGGAATCCACCACCAAAGAAGAAGCCAGCAGCTGCTATATAA